Within the Nerophis ophidion isolate RoL-2023_Sa linkage group LG01, RoL_Noph_v1.0, whole genome shotgun sequence genome, the region cctgtaccggaagtagcagacggtgtgcgtgtgacgtcacgggttgtggagctcctcacatctgaacattgtttacaatcatggccaccagcagcgagagcgattcggattgagaaagcgacgatttccccattaatttgagcgaggatgaaataattgtggatgagaaaagtgagagtgaaggactagaaaaaaaaaaaaataaagacgatggcagtggtagcgattcagatgttattagacacattcactaggataattctggaaaatcccttatctgcttattgtgttactagtgttttagtgagattatatagtcgtacctgtacaacatgAAGGTcggcccgcacctttcttcagcaccagttgacatgtggtggcgatgcccatctctgcctttcgcaagggaccttcttcgaaacacgatctttcgaaatgatcgctgcttaatacactgtacttttgtatgtgtggtccaatccaaccgtgttcgcttgactgctcaattccatagtaaagcttcaccgtcgtctttcgggaatgtaaacaatgaaacaccggctgtgtttgtgttgctaaaggcggctgcaatacagtTCTGTAGTGATGAAGTAGTCTTATGCTTTTTCcaacacatatctatatatatatatatatatatatatatatatatatgtatatatgtatatatatacatccatcaatcttctaccgcctgtcccttacGGGGCAGGTGGTGCTGCAGccaatcttagctgcattcgggcggaaggtgggttacaccctggacaagtcggcacctcattacaggcccaacacagatggacagacaacattcacactcacattcacacacttgggaccatttagtgttgccaatcaacctatccccaggtgtatatgtgtgtgtgtatatatatatataaataaaaatatcagtaaataaataaataaacaaaagtacaggccaaaagttggaCACACCTCCTAATTCAATGCGTTCTTtattttcactgaaggcatcaaaactatgaatgccaagagtgtgcaaaacactaatcggagcaaagggtggctattttgaagaagctagaatataaaacatgttttcagttatttcacctttttttgtgaagtaaataactccacatgtgttcattcatagttttgatgtgacaatctacaatgtaaatagtcatgaaattaaagaaaacgcattgaatgaggagaaggtgcgtccacacctttggcctgtactgtgtgttttTTGTGTCCTGCAGATATCCAGGGGAGTGCCACAATAAAGccggaggatccacagcccccctgCATTAAAGAGGAAGCAGAGGAACTCTGGATTGCTCCGGAGAAAGTGTGCCTTGTCGGGCAGAGGAAGGCTGATCTCACCAAGTTGCCACTGATCGTTGTCTCTGTAAaaactgaagatgatgaagacgAATCCTCACAGCTCCGTCACAGTccaagtgaggagaacagaggggcggaacCTCCGAGTAGCAGCTCACTACAACACATGACATCAGAAGCTgatggaggatcacaagcagacaacctcatagctccactatcagatagtgacgaCGTGACGTCTCACTCTGCTGAGGATGAAGACAGCGACGACATCCAAGAAACTTTGAGCAgagatacagactgtgaaggtgataaCAAACACTCTGAAAGGAGGACGGGTAGACCACGTTGGACCTGCTCAGTTTGCGATAAAAGCTTTTCTTTTAAGAGTGATTTTGCTCAACACAGGAAGACGCACGCAGGTGAAACACCATATTCCTGTTCGGTGTGCGCAAATACATTTACCCGACACAGCAATTTGAGAGCACACTTGCGCACGCACGACGAAAAAACACCTTTTACTTGCGCCGTCTGTAGTAAAGAGTTCTCCAGAAAAGTACGCATGGAATCCCACATGTGGACTCACACGGGACAAAAACCTTTCAGTTGCTTGACATGTGGCAAAATGTTCATCACAAACGTCTCTTTGATTGGACATCAAAGAACCCACACTGGGGAGAAACcttttagttgttcagtttgcgATAGAAGATTCTCTCAGAAGTCGAACATGAGGtcccacatgagaacacacacaggggaAAAACCTTTCTCTTGTTCCTTTTGTGCCAGAACGTTCTCTCGGCATGACAATCTGATGTCACACATGCGGATACACGGCAGATGCACAAACACAAACGTTTCCCTGCCAAGTTAGTGTTTCAAAATAATGTGATGTCACCTTGAAAATgattatgtacaaaccctgtttccatatgagttgggaaattgtgttagatgtaaatataaacggaatacaatgattttcaaatcgttttcaacccatattcagttgaatatgctacaaagaaaacatatttgatgttcaaactgataaacgttttttttttgcaaataatcattaagtttagaatttgctgccagcaacacgtgacaaagaagttgggaatggtggcaataaatactgataaagttgaggaatgctcatcaaacacttatttggaacatcccacaggtgtgcaggctaattgggaacaggtgggtgccatgattgggtataaaaacagcttcccaaaaattgctcagtctttcaaaagaaaggatggggagaggtacacctctttgtccacaactgcgtgagcaaatagtcaaacagtttaagaacaacgtttctcaaagtacaattgcaagaaatttagggatttcaacatctattgtccataatatcatcaaaaggttcagagaatctggagaaatcactccacgtaagcggcatggccggaaaccaacattgaatgaccgtgaccttcgatccctcgaacggcactgtatcaaaaaccgacatcaatctctaaaggatatcaccacatgggctcaggaacacttcagaaaaccactgtcactaaatacagttggtcactacatctgtaagtgcaagttaaagctctactatg harbors:
- the LOC133554711 gene encoding zinc finger protein 544-like yields the protein MLRELVKERIMAAADEIFALFERTIASYEEELSRTREEKERYRQQLEAASKVHTVPHDQDILRPLQLQAGSATLEQEDTQPPHIKVEEEEFWIPQEEKCLLALEEAALTKLQLYVVSVKTEDGEDKPPESSQLHHSPGEENKEGELPGSSATQHMTAEADGDHCGGLQEDNLLAPLSDSDDTASHTPGDEDWDCAREPLSSGTDCEDDVRTQTDNKHSECFQDKTDIQGSATIKPEDPQPPCIKEEAEELWIAPEKVCLVGQRKADLTKLPLIVVSVKTEDDEDESSQLRHSPSEENRGAEPPSSSSLQHMTSEADGGSQADNLIAPLSDSDDVTSHSAEDEDSDDIQETLSRDTDCEGDNKHSERRTGRPRWTCSVCDKSFSFKSDFAQHRKTHAGETPYSCSVCANTFTRHSNLRAHLRTHDEKTPFTCAVCSKEFSRKVRMESHMWTHTGQKPFSCLTCGKMFITNVSLIGHQRTHTGEKPFSCSVCDRRFSQKSNMRSHMRTHTGEKPFSCSFCARTFSRHDNLMSHMRIHGRCTNTNVSLPS